In a single window of the Diospyros lotus cultivar Yz01 chromosome 10, ASM1463336v1, whole genome shotgun sequence genome:
- the LOC127812336 gene encoding uncharacterized protein LOC127812336 isoform X3, producing MRFLVKKLSELPEEVEVVDKRKDNVFKDTLDLSEQSDIHRVDQNSNGVTTRLKDLRLNTEMPETSNFRSTVKGSSKEDLGSVEDDRESMEQLGGSIIEECADPMDEKDASEIEQKLNSVRKESCEIRYKIGKLRSLEKVLVEEASAKTLEVQHLEEEHELLKSAAEMAFNDQDTADFYILQLNDQIDERRRHLTELEKQSHALRKPLEEKRKSLEEALYASQPESLEKLKKMEKVELETEAVLFETKKRVEERSKLSADLENQPKLASRKSYIERVTEITKNSGKQDSDIERILRETRELQLESNYIQERLNRTFAVVDETVFREAKKNPVARQAYRLLTSIHESFEQISDNILTTDRIRREVTEYEAKLSALARRSFKVDKLKADLDAIRRENELIEKRLNNSQNAADC from the exons ATGAGGTTCTTAGTGAAGAAGCTGTCTGAATTGCCAGAAGAAGTAGAAGTTGTTGACAAAAGGAAGGACAATGTATTCAAAGATACTCTGGATTTGTCTGAACAGTCTGATATTCACAGGGTGGATCAGAATTCTAATGGAGTTACAACCAGATTAAAAGATCTGAGACTGAACACTGAAATGCCAGAAACATCTAATTTCAG ATCCACAGTTAAAGGTTCCAGCAAGGAGGATTTAGGAAGTGTAGAAGATGACAGAGAGTCAATGGAACAACTTGGGGGCTCCATAATTGAAGAATGTGCAGATCCAATGGATGAAAAGGATGCATCTGAGATTGAGCAAAAACTAAATTCTGTAAGAAAGGAGTCATGTGAG ATAAGATACAAGATTGGAAAATTAAGAAGTCTGGAAAAAGTGCTCGTGGAGGAAGCAAGTGCAAAGACCCTAGAAGTACAGCATCTAGAAGAAGAACATGAGTTGTTGAAATCAGCAGCAGAAATGGCGTTTAATGATCAAGACACTGCTGACTTCTACATTCTACAGCTTAATGATCAGATAGATGAAAGAAGGCGTCATCTAACTGAGCTGGAGAAACAATC GCATGCCCTCAGAAAGCCCTTGGAAGAGAAGAGGAAAAGCTTAGAGGAAGCTCTGTATGCTTCACAACCCGAGTCTCTGGAAAAGctgaaaaagatggaaaaaGTTGAGCTGGAAACTGAAGCTGTCCTATTTGAAACTAAAAAGAG GGTGGAAGAACGTTCTAAACTCTCTGCAGATCTTGAGAATCAACCCAAACTGGCATCGAGGAAGTCCTACATAGAGCGGGTCACGGAGATCACCAAGAACAGCGGGAAACAAGACTCAGACATAGAACGGATATTAAGAGAGACCAGGGAGCTCCAACTAGAGAGCAACTACATCCAAGAACGCCTAAATAGAACTTTTGCTGTTGTGGACGAGACGGTTTTCAG GGAAGCAAAGAAAAACCCGGTGGCGCGACAAGCTTATAGGCTATTAACCAGCATTCATGAGAGCTTTGAACAGATATCGGATAATATCCTTACCACTGATAGAATACGTAGGGAAGTGACTGAATATGAAGCCAAACTTTCAGCATTGGCCCGTCGAAGCTTCAAAGTTGACAAACTTAAAGCAGATCTTGATGCCATCAGGAGAGAAAACGAGCTCATAGAGAAACGACTCAATAATTCGCAAAATGCCGCGGATTGTTGA
- the LOC127812336 gene encoding uncharacterized protein LOC127812336 isoform X1, with amino-acid sequence MEESQEILLKSLAKSGVQIPPEVSSIGDLTPATLVAVCAQSLRFIDETKTASFSVSLPDSMADRFKICTDLANAFTDLGFIGDISFHKFLYPSEEDLYTLMRFLVKKLSELPEEVEVVDKRKDNVFKDTLDLSEQSDIHRVDQNSNGVTTRLKDLRLNTEMPETSNFRSTVKGSSKEDLGSVEDDRESMEQLGGSIIEECADPMDEKDASEIEQKLNSVRKESCEIRYKIGKLRSLEKVLVEEASAKTLEVQHLEEEHELLKSAAEMAFNDQDTADFYILQLNDQIDERRRHLTELEKQSHALRKPLEEKRKSLEEALYASQPESLEKLKKMEKVELETEAVLFETKKRVEERSKLSADLENQPKLASRKSYIERVTEITKNSGKQDSDIERILRETRELQLESNYIQERLNRTFAVVDETVFREAKKNPVARQAYRLLTSIHESFEQISDNILTTDRIRREVTEYEAKLSALARRSFKVDKLKADLDAIRRENELIEKRLNNSQNAADC; translated from the exons atggaggaaTCGCAAGAAATTCTACTGAAGTCGCTGGCGAAGTCAGGTGTTCAGATCCCGCCGGAAGTGTCTTCCATCGGTGACCTAACGCCGGCCACGTTGGTCGCCGTCTGTGCACAGTCGCTCCGCTTCATCGACGAGACGAAGACAGCGTCGTTTTCCGTCTCCCTTCCAGACTCCATGGCCGACCGCTTCAAGATCTGTACGGACTTGGCCAACGCCTTCACTGACCTCGGTTTCATCGGCGACATCAGCTTCCACAAG TTCCTGTATCCATCTGAAGAGGACTTGTATACATTGATGAGGTTCTTAGTGAAGAAGCTGTCTGAATTGCCAGAAGAAGTAGAAGTTGTTGACAAAAGGAAGGACAATGTATTCAAAGATACTCTGGATTTGTCTGAACAGTCTGATATTCACAGGGTGGATCAGAATTCTAATGGAGTTACAACCAGATTAAAAGATCTGAGACTGAACACTGAAATGCCAGAAACATCTAATTTCAG ATCCACAGTTAAAGGTTCCAGCAAGGAGGATTTAGGAAGTGTAGAAGATGACAGAGAGTCAATGGAACAACTTGGGGGCTCCATAATTGAAGAATGTGCAGATCCAATGGATGAAAAGGATGCATCTGAGATTGAGCAAAAACTAAATTCTGTAAGAAAGGAGTCATGTGAG ATAAGATACAAGATTGGAAAATTAAGAAGTCTGGAAAAAGTGCTCGTGGAGGAAGCAAGTGCAAAGACCCTAGAAGTACAGCATCTAGAAGAAGAACATGAGTTGTTGAAATCAGCAGCAGAAATGGCGTTTAATGATCAAGACACTGCTGACTTCTACATTCTACAGCTTAATGATCAGATAGATGAAAGAAGGCGTCATCTAACTGAGCTGGAGAAACAATC GCATGCCCTCAGAAAGCCCTTGGAAGAGAAGAGGAAAAGCTTAGAGGAAGCTCTGTATGCTTCACAACCCGAGTCTCTGGAAAAGctgaaaaagatggaaaaaGTTGAGCTGGAAACTGAAGCTGTCCTATTTGAAACTAAAAAGAG GGTGGAAGAACGTTCTAAACTCTCTGCAGATCTTGAGAATCAACCCAAACTGGCATCGAGGAAGTCCTACATAGAGCGGGTCACGGAGATCACCAAGAACAGCGGGAAACAAGACTCAGACATAGAACGGATATTAAGAGAGACCAGGGAGCTCCAACTAGAGAGCAACTACATCCAAGAACGCCTAAATAGAACTTTTGCTGTTGTGGACGAGACGGTTTTCAG GGAAGCAAAGAAAAACCCGGTGGCGCGACAAGCTTATAGGCTATTAACCAGCATTCATGAGAGCTTTGAACAGATATCGGATAATATCCTTACCACTGATAGAATACGTAGGGAAGTGACTGAATATGAAGCCAAACTTTCAGCATTGGCCCGTCGAAGCTTCAAAGTTGACAAACTTAAAGCAGATCTTGATGCCATCAGGAGAGAAAACGAGCTCATAGAGAAACGACTCAATAATTCGCAAAATGCCGCGGATTGTTGA
- the LOC127812336 gene encoding uncharacterized protein LOC127812336 isoform X2 produces the protein MEESQEILLKSLAKSGVQIPPEVSSIGDLTPATLVAVCAQSLRFIDETKTASFSVSLPDSMADRFKICTDLANAFTDLGFIGDISFHKFLYPSEEDLYTLMRFLVKKLSELPEEVEVVDKRKDNVFKDTLDLSEQSDIHRVDQNSNGVTTRLKDLRLNTEMPETSNFRSTVKGSSKEDLGSVEDDRESMEQLGGSIIEECADPMDEKDASEIEQKLNSIRYKIGKLRSLEKVLVEEASAKTLEVQHLEEEHELLKSAAEMAFNDQDTADFYILQLNDQIDERRRHLTELEKQSHALRKPLEEKRKSLEEALYASQPESLEKLKKMEKVELETEAVLFETKKRVEERSKLSADLENQPKLASRKSYIERVTEITKNSGKQDSDIERILRETRELQLESNYIQERLNRTFAVVDETVFREAKKNPVARQAYRLLTSIHESFEQISDNILTTDRIRREVTEYEAKLSALARRSFKVDKLKADLDAIRRENELIEKRLNNSQNAADC, from the exons atggaggaaTCGCAAGAAATTCTACTGAAGTCGCTGGCGAAGTCAGGTGTTCAGATCCCGCCGGAAGTGTCTTCCATCGGTGACCTAACGCCGGCCACGTTGGTCGCCGTCTGTGCACAGTCGCTCCGCTTCATCGACGAGACGAAGACAGCGTCGTTTTCCGTCTCCCTTCCAGACTCCATGGCCGACCGCTTCAAGATCTGTACGGACTTGGCCAACGCCTTCACTGACCTCGGTTTCATCGGCGACATCAGCTTCCACAAG TTCCTGTATCCATCTGAAGAGGACTTGTATACATTGATGAGGTTCTTAGTGAAGAAGCTGTCTGAATTGCCAGAAGAAGTAGAAGTTGTTGACAAAAGGAAGGACAATGTATTCAAAGATACTCTGGATTTGTCTGAACAGTCTGATATTCACAGGGTGGATCAGAATTCTAATGGAGTTACAACCAGATTAAAAGATCTGAGACTGAACACTGAAATGCCAGAAACATCTAATTTCAG ATCCACAGTTAAAGGTTCCAGCAAGGAGGATTTAGGAAGTGTAGAAGATGACAGAGAGTCAATGGAACAACTTGGGGGCTCCATAATTGAAGAATGTGCAGATCCAATGGATGAAAAGGATGCATCTGAGATTGAGCAAAAACTAAATTCT ATAAGATACAAGATTGGAAAATTAAGAAGTCTGGAAAAAGTGCTCGTGGAGGAAGCAAGTGCAAAGACCCTAGAAGTACAGCATCTAGAAGAAGAACATGAGTTGTTGAAATCAGCAGCAGAAATGGCGTTTAATGATCAAGACACTGCTGACTTCTACATTCTACAGCTTAATGATCAGATAGATGAAAGAAGGCGTCATCTAACTGAGCTGGAGAAACAATC GCATGCCCTCAGAAAGCCCTTGGAAGAGAAGAGGAAAAGCTTAGAGGAAGCTCTGTATGCTTCACAACCCGAGTCTCTGGAAAAGctgaaaaagatggaaaaaGTTGAGCTGGAAACTGAAGCTGTCCTATTTGAAACTAAAAAGAG GGTGGAAGAACGTTCTAAACTCTCTGCAGATCTTGAGAATCAACCCAAACTGGCATCGAGGAAGTCCTACATAGAGCGGGTCACGGAGATCACCAAGAACAGCGGGAAACAAGACTCAGACATAGAACGGATATTAAGAGAGACCAGGGAGCTCCAACTAGAGAGCAACTACATCCAAGAACGCCTAAATAGAACTTTTGCTGTTGTGGACGAGACGGTTTTCAG GGAAGCAAAGAAAAACCCGGTGGCGCGACAAGCTTATAGGCTATTAACCAGCATTCATGAGAGCTTTGAACAGATATCGGATAATATCCTTACCACTGATAGAATACGTAGGGAAGTGACTGAATATGAAGCCAAACTTTCAGCATTGGCCCGTCGAAGCTTCAAAGTTGACAAACTTAAAGCAGATCTTGATGCCATCAGGAGAGAAAACGAGCTCATAGAGAAACGACTCAATAATTCGCAAAATGCCGCGGATTGTTGA